A single Nitrosospira multiformis ATCC 25196 DNA region contains:
- the aroQ gene encoding type II 3-dehydroquinate dehydratase, giving the protein MKDGSNRCQNILVIHGPNLNLLGIREPSIYGTVTLEEINRNLAKLAEKEGIGLDCFQSNTEGELIDRIQQAGAEKTDFIIINPAAYTHTSIALRDALAATRIPFIEIHLSNIFARESFRQKSFFSDMAVGVISGLGAKGYELAFNYVLGRK; this is encoded by the coding sequence ATGAAAGATGGCTCAAACCGCTGCCAAAATATCCTGGTTATCCATGGGCCGAACCTGAATTTGCTGGGAATCAGGGAGCCTTCGATTTACGGAACTGTCACATTAGAAGAAATTAACAGAAATTTGGCGAAATTAGCCGAAAAAGAGGGCATTGGTCTTGATTGCTTCCAAAGTAACACCGAGGGAGAGCTGATAGACCGAATCCAGCAGGCGGGTGCTGAAAAAACAGACTTCATTATCATCAATCCTGCCGCTTATACCCATACCAGTATTGCCTTGCGTGATGCACTTGCGGCTACCCGGATACCTTTCATTGAAATTCACCTTTCCAATATTTTTGCTCGCGAATCTTTCCGCCAGAAATCTTTTTTTTCCGATATGGCGGTGGGGGTCATAAGCGGTCTGGGAGCAAAGGGATACGAGCTCGCCTTCAATTATGTGCTGGGCCGCAAGTGA
- a CDS encoding CopD family protein, whose amino-acid sequence MIEVIATLLRWAQLASNMILVGGCVFLAIAGSVHSPWVTRVERALPWLALILLTGLFGILATTTAQATGIDENAWHPAAWLSLMENTRMGHIWLARAACALVVFAIALYIRFSPPARWQYILCASVAALTLGVGSLASHAAAEDLSVVSLLPYALHIILGSVWFGALPAFLVVCFACKPQSELKQAQAGSAGTQPALQTQALQRIHAVFQSREEAFRHDAQALRRFSTLALPVMLAVIATGILITYRMVDTNYSGLVATKYGWLLNGKIALLMMVLIIASRARSSWLPLFYEDAGAKGADNGGRKLRKWVSLEFGLALGIVLLATIVANTVPAKHALIQDWPYSFRFSLAATWGEPVIMPRVYGGIALLVLAAAAVFYGRRKHWDKKLRFGLPVLLAVIGLGVGLPPLTVDAYPETYRKTPVPFDTISISNGAVHFAENCVACHGLQGKGDGVMAKSFAKPPVDLLTEPHTARHTAGDFFHWLSFGIPDTGMPSFGDKLDEEDRWDVVNFLHAMSRGYQARLMSPAVKPEQPQPNMGPPNFSYVAQDGSSGTLKDFRNQKNVLLVLFSWPQSRERLAQLEALHAKLQAGNTVLLAVPEHDLSAAALGQLKAGVHFPIVTEGAEEIVRSYALFRRTLSHPDLLGAGTLPDHMEFLVDRFGYLRARWIPELDGAGWSASDMLMQQIAQLNREEEILPPPGEHVH is encoded by the coding sequence ATGATCGAGGTCATCGCGACGCTCCTGCGCTGGGCGCAGCTGGCGTCCAACATGATCCTGGTGGGGGGCTGCGTGTTTCTGGCCATTGCCGGCTCCGTCCACTCGCCCTGGGTCACGCGGGTGGAGCGTGCGCTGCCGTGGCTTGCCCTCATCCTGCTCACCGGCCTGTTCGGCATCCTGGCGACCACCACGGCGCAAGCCACCGGGATTGACGAGAACGCCTGGCATCCGGCCGCCTGGCTCTCCCTCATGGAGAATACGCGCATGGGGCATATCTGGCTCGCGCGCGCCGCCTGCGCGCTCGTCGTCTTTGCCATTGCCCTCTACATCCGCTTCTCCCCGCCCGCACGCTGGCAATACATCCTGTGCGCAAGTGTGGCGGCCTTGACCCTAGGGGTCGGCTCGCTTGCCAGCCACGCCGCAGCCGAGGACCTCTCGGTCGTCTCGCTTCTGCCCTACGCCCTGCACATCATCCTGGGCAGCGTCTGGTTTGGCGCCCTGCCGGCTTTCCTGGTGGTCTGCTTTGCCTGCAAGCCCCAGAGCGAATTGAAGCAGGCGCAAGCCGGAAGCGCCGGAACGCAGCCTGCCCTGCAGACGCAGGCGCTCCAGCGCATCCACGCCGTATTCCAGTCGCGCGAGGAAGCTTTCCGGCATGATGCCCAGGCCCTGCGGCGCTTCTCCACCCTGGCGCTGCCCGTCATGCTGGCGGTGATTGCAACCGGCATCCTCATCACCTACCGCATGGTCGATACCAACTACAGCGGCCTGGTTGCCACCAAATATGGCTGGCTGCTCAATGGCAAGATCGCCCTGCTCATGATGGTGCTCATCATCGCCTCGCGCGCGCGCTCGAGCTGGCTGCCGCTGTTCTACGAGGACGCAGGCGCAAAAGGAGCGGATAACGGCGGGCGCAAACTCAGGAAATGGGTGAGCCTGGAATTCGGGCTGGCCTTAGGGATAGTGCTGCTTGCCACCATCGTGGCCAACACGGTTCCTGCCAAGCACGCCCTGATCCAGGACTGGCCCTATTCCTTCCGTTTCTCCCTTGCGGCCACCTGGGGGGAGCCTGTCATCATGCCGCGCGTCTACGGCGGCATCGCCCTGCTCGTTCTGGCCGCAGCCGCAGTCTTCTATGGGCGCAGGAAGCACTGGGACAAAAAGCTGCGCTTCGGGTTGCCTGTCCTCCTGGCGGTCATCGGATTGGGCGTGGGCCTGCCGCCCTTGACGGTGGATGCCTATCCCGAGACCTACCGCAAGACGCCGGTGCCGTTTGACACCATCTCCATTTCCAATGGCGCCGTCCACTTTGCCGAGAACTGCGTGGCCTGTCACGGGCTGCAGGGCAAGGGCGACGGCGTGATGGCCAAGAGCTTTGCCAAGCCGCCGGTGGACCTCTTGACCGAACCGCACACGGCCCGCCATACCGCAGGCGACTTCTTCCACTGGCTCTCCTTCGGCATCCCCGATACCGGCATGCCCTCCTTTGGCGACAAGCTCGATGAGGAAGACCGCTGGGACGTGGTGAACTTCCTGCACGCCATGTCGCGCGGCTACCAGGCGCGCCTGATGAGTCCCGCTGTCAAGCCCGAGCAGCCGCAGCCCAACATGGGCCCGCCCAATTTCTCGTATGTGGCGCAGGATGGCTCAAGCGGCACCCTGAAGGACTTCCGCAACCAGAAGAACGTGCTGCTGGTATTATTCTCCTGGCCGCAATCCCGCGAGCGCCTGGCGCAACTGGAAGCGCTCCATGCAAAGCTGCAGGCCGGCAACACGGTGCTTCTGGCAGTGCCCGAGCATGACCTGAGTGCTGCCGCGCTGGGCCAGCTCAAGGCGGGCGTTCACTTCCCCATCGTGACCGAAGGGGCGGAGGAGATCGTGCGCAGCTATGCCCTGTTCCGGCGCACGCTCTCCCATCCGGACCTCCTGGGCGCAGGCACGCTGCCTGACCACATGGAGTTCCTGGTGGACCGCTTCGGCTACCTGCGGGCGCGCTGGATACCCGAACTCGATGGCGCAGGCTGGTCCGCCTCCGACATGCTGATGCAGCAGATAGCGCAGCTCAACCGCGAAGAGGAGATCCTGCCCCCACCAGGCGAGCATGTGCACTAG
- the accB gene encoding acetyl-CoA carboxylase biotin carboxyl carrier protein, with product MDLRKLKKLIDLVEESGIAELEITEGEEKVRISRSTPSMQMPAIAMPSPQPAPVPAIIPQAAPVTTPATAAAEILPQGHMVKSPMVGTFYRSSAPGSNPFVEVGQTVKEGDTLCIIEAMKLLNEIESDKSGVIKAVMVENGQPVEYGEPLFVIE from the coding sequence ATGGACCTGAGAAAGCTTAAAAAACTGATTGACCTGGTGGAGGAATCCGGCATTGCCGAGCTGGAGATAACGGAGGGTGAAGAAAAGGTTCGCATCAGCAGATCCACGCCGTCGATGCAGATGCCCGCAATCGCAATGCCTTCTCCGCAACCCGCCCCGGTACCCGCCATCATTCCGCAAGCTGCGCCAGTCACCACCCCGGCAACAGCCGCCGCCGAAATACTGCCCCAAGGTCATATGGTCAAATCGCCCATGGTGGGCACGTTCTATCGTAGTTCCGCCCCCGGCAGCAATCCGTTCGTCGAGGTGGGTCAGACAGTCAAGGAGGGGGACACGCTCTGCATCATAGAAGCCATGAAGCTGCTCAATGAAATAGAGTCGGACAAGAGCGGTGTGATCAAGGCAGTGATGGTGGAGAACGGCCAGCCTGTCGAGTATGGCGAACCGCTGTTCGTGATTGAATGA
- a CDS encoding MFS transporter, translating to MQVQDKSRYLAPGVSRREVWSWAMFDFANSGYTTVVITAIFNAYFVAVVANNEAWGTFAWTAALAVSYALIMVTAPVIGAYADAYAMKKPLLLISTIGCVLFTALLYFVGPGDLMLAVVLIVLSNFFFSSGTNLISAFLPELAHGEALGKVSGWGWSFGYVGGLISLGLSLAYVTWAQGQGRPAEQFVPGAMLITAGLFAISSIPTFLFLKERALPQPHPAERHVAREAFGRLLVTFHHVRDFRDLVRFLACIVFYQAGIQTVITLAAIYAQQVMGFDTGDTMFLVLVVNITASIGAFAFGHIQDRIGHIPTIALTLGGWIVMVLLAWMAVTRPVFWLAANVAGLCLGASQSAGRALIGYLSPDARRAEFFGLWGLAVNLSSILGPITYGIVSWISGGDHRLAMLITGSYFIIGLMILMSIDIQRGRQAALNISPPGERLTGNR from the coding sequence ATGCAGGTACAAGATAAGTCCCGATATCTCGCTCCGGGGGTAAGCCGACGTGAAGTCTGGTCATGGGCAATGTTCGACTTCGCGAATTCAGGCTACACCACCGTTGTGATTACCGCTATTTTTAACGCCTATTTCGTGGCGGTAGTGGCGAATAATGAAGCGTGGGGGACGTTTGCCTGGACAGCTGCGTTGGCAGTGTCTTACGCGCTTATTATGGTGACCGCACCGGTGATAGGCGCTTATGCCGATGCATATGCGATGAAAAAGCCTCTGCTGCTGATAAGCACAATCGGTTGCGTGCTTTTTACCGCATTGCTTTACTTTGTCGGTCCGGGCGATCTGATGCTGGCCGTGGTATTGATCGTGCTAAGTAACTTTTTTTTCAGCAGCGGCACGAATTTGATTTCTGCTTTTCTCCCGGAACTCGCCCACGGCGAGGCATTGGGAAAGGTTTCCGGGTGGGGCTGGAGTTTCGGCTATGTTGGCGGACTGATCAGCCTGGGATTGTCGTTGGCTTACGTGACCTGGGCACAAGGCCAGGGCAGGCCTGCAGAGCAGTTCGTTCCGGGCGCAATGCTTATAACGGCCGGCCTTTTCGCGATTTCGAGCATACCGACTTTTCTCTTTCTCAAGGAACGTGCGCTGCCGCAACCGCATCCGGCGGAGCGCCATGTCGCGCGCGAAGCATTTGGCCGCTTGCTTGTCACGTTCCATCATGTGCGCGATTTTCGCGACCTCGTACGCTTTCTCGCATGTATCGTGTTTTACCAGGCGGGCATTCAGACGGTGATTACTTTAGCCGCCATCTATGCGCAGCAGGTAATGGGCTTTGATACCGGCGATACCATGTTTCTGGTTCTGGTTGTCAACATTACGGCCTCGATCGGTGCGTTCGCCTTCGGCCATATCCAGGACAGAATCGGCCATATTCCCACCATCGCGCTGACCCTCGGAGGCTGGATTGTAATGGTGCTGCTGGCATGGATGGCTGTGACGCGTCCCGTGTTCTGGCTTGCTGCCAATGTCGCCGGCCTCTGCCTGGGAGCGTCCCAATCGGCAGGGCGCGCACTGATAGGTTATTTGAGTCCGGATGCGAGACGCGCCGAATTTTTCGGACTGTGGGGACTTGCAGTCAATTTATCCTCGATACTCGGTCCGATCACGTATGGGATCGTGAGCTGGATTTCTGGAGGAGACCACCGGCTGGCCATGTTGATTACCGGCAGCTATTTTATTATTGGCTTGATGATATTGATGAGCATCGATATACAACGGGGACGACAAGCCGCACTGAATATCAGCCCTCCAGGGGAGAGGCTTACAGGGAATCGCTGA